One Paracoccus sp. TOH DNA segment encodes these proteins:
- a CDS encoding LysR substrate-binding domain-containing protein — protein MWDDCIRFTLSDHAHEWEFAKGGEMERVPINGRYKVTSGLAVRDALLAGFGLSLIPRQYVADDIATGRLATAMDDWTPVQTAIYAVYPSRRYLLPKVRAFIEFLVQATQDEA, from the coding sequence ATGTGGGATGACTGCATCCGGTTCACTCTGTCGGACCATGCGCATGAATGGGAGTTCGCCAAAGGCGGGGAGATGGAGCGGGTGCCGATCAACGGTCGGTACAAGGTGACAAGCGGGCTTGCCGTTCGCGATGCCCTGCTGGCGGGTTTTGGGTTGAGCCTCATTCCTCGGCAGTATGTCGCGGACGATATTGCCACCGGCCGTCTGGCCACCGCCATGGACGATTGGACGCCGGTGCAGACCGCCATCTACGCCGTTTATCCGTCGCGCCGCTACCTTCTGCCCAAGGTCCGCGCCTTCATTGAATTCCTGGTTCAAGCAACGCAGGATGAAGCATAG